One window of the Lactobacillus sp. PV034 genome contains the following:
- the hpt gene encoding hypoxanthine phosphoribosyltransferase gives MAKSDNIDQIIDRVLYSQEDIQKMCQTLGKQLTEEYAGKNPIVVGVLKGAVFFLTDLVRQMDVKMQNDFMDVSSYGNGFESSGKVRLDIDVEADVKGRDVLLVEDIVDTGHTLKFMKEHLLKRGAKSVKCCALLNKTERREEDVEVDYYGANVENEFVVGYGLDYLNEYRNLPYIGVLKPEVIQANLNR, from the coding sequence ATGGCAAAAAGCGATAATATTGATCAAATTATTGACCGCGTTTTATATAGTCAAGAAGATATTCAAAAAATGTGTCAGACACTTGGTAAACAATTAACTGAAGAATATGCTGGAAAAAATCCAATTGTTGTTGGTGTTTTGAAGGGGGCAGTTTTCTTTTTAACAGATCTGGTACGTCAGATGGATGTTAAAATGCAAAATGATTTTATGGATGTATCAAGCTATGGCAATGGCTTTGAATCTAGTGGAAAAGTAAGATTAGATATTGATGTTGAAGCAGATGTCAAGGGACGTGATGTTCTTTTGGTAGAAGATATTGTTGATACTGGTCATACTTTGAAGTTTATGAAAGAACATTTACTTAAGCGCGGAGCTAAGAGTGTAAAATGTTGTGCACTTTTAAATAAAACTGAGCGTCGTGAAGAAGATGTAGAAGTTGATTATTATGGTGCCAATGTAGAAAATGAATTTGTAGTAGGTTATGGTTTAGATTATTTAAATGAATACCGTAATTTACCATATATTGGTGTACTTAAGCCAGAAGTTATTCAAGCTAATTTAAATCGTTAA
- a CDS encoding aminotransferase class I/II-fold pyridoxal phosphate-dependent enzyme yields the protein MVLSWKENLPQELQEKVAKVEKKIQPKLDEIDEQVLYNQQRVLDLFRKHHVAEEDLVPSTGYGYDDMGRDKLEKIYADYFKVDDALVRPQFASGTHAIAVALFSMLRPHDTLYYLTGTPYDTIQEVIGLAGNKPGNMKEYDINFKTTELLDGNVNYGQAKKDIMDPSIKVVAIQRSLGYSTRASFTVDKIKEMIEFVKQVRPDVNIFIDNCYGEFSESIEPSFYGADLMAGSLYKNAGAGLVKSGAFLVGRQDLIDGAGSRLTVPGAGKSEGATWGYLRDMYQGFFMAPHTTGEALKGMIYTAALCEEMGMDVAPKWDAPRTDIVQTVTFGKPDPMVKFCAAIQHYSPMNSFVDPIPYHQEGYEDKVVMASGSFIEGSTIELSSDGPLRDPYMLYIQGGLSYAHDKIAITRAVNDTFYQK from the coding sequence GTGGTTTTATCCTGGAAAGAAAATTTACCACAAGAGTTACAAGAAAAAGTAGCAAAGGTTGAAAAGAAAATTCAACCTAAGCTTGATGAAATTGATGAACAAGTTCTTTACAACCAACAAAGAGTGTTAGATTTATTTAGAAAACATCATGTTGCAGAAGAAGATTTGGTTCCATCAACTGGTTATGGCTATGATGACATGGGCCGTGATAAATTAGAAAAAATTTATGCTGATTATTTCAAAGTAGATGATGCTTTAGTTCGTCCGCAATTTGCATCTGGAACTCATGCAATTGCAGTTGCACTATTTAGCATGTTGCGTCCTCATGATACTTTGTATTATTTAACTGGCACACCATATGACACCATTCAAGAAGTAATTGGGTTAGCTGGTAATAAACCAGGTAATATGAAAGAATACGATATTAATTTCAAGACTACTGAGTTACTTGATGGTAACGTTAATTATGGGCAAGCAAAGAAGGATATTATGGATCCTTCAATTAAAGTTGTAGCTATCCAACGTTCTTTAGGCTATTCAACACGTGCAAGTTTTACTGTTGATAAAATTAAAGAAATGATTGAATTTGTAAAACAAGTTCGTCCAGATGTTAATATTTTTATTGATAATTGTTATGGCGAATTTTCTGAAAGTATTGAACCTAGTTTTTATGGAGCAGATTTGATGGCTGGCTCACTTTATAAAAATGCTGGTGCAGGATTAGTCAAAAGTGGAGCTTTCCTTGTTGGCCGTCAAGATTTAATTGATGGGGCAGGGAGTCGTTTAACCGTTCCTGGTGCTGGAAAAAGTGAGGGCGCTACTTGGGGTTATTTACGTGATATGTATCAAGGATTCTTTATGGCACCACATACTACTGGGGAGGCTCTTAAAGGAATGATTTATACTGCAGCCCTATGTGAAGAAATGGGCATGGATGTAGCACCAAAATGGGATGCTCCAAGAACTGATATTGTACAAACTGTTACTTTTGGTAAACCAGATCCAATGGTGAAATTCTGTGCTGCCATTCAACATTATTCTCCAATGAATTCGTTTGTTGATCCAATTCCTTACCATCAAGAAGGTTATGAAGATAAGGTGGTCATGGCATCTGGTAGTTTTATTGAAGGTTCAACGATTGAATTGTCTTCTGATGGACCTTTAAGAGATCCTTACATGCTTTACATTCAAGGCGGACTTTCCTATGCGCATGACAAGATTGCTATTACCCGTGCTGTGAATGATACTTTTTATCAAAAATAA